The Flavobacterium galactosidilyticum nucleotide sequence GAATCTGGAGTAATGCCATTAGCATTAAGAGAAAGAGATTGATGCGAGGATTGAAGAGAAATAGAATTTGAAATATAAAAAAAGCTTCTCATTTGAGAAGCTTTTTTTGTGCGGATAATAGGACTCGAACCTACACGCCAAAGCACTCAATTTGGCAGTTTTCAACACCTCCCGAAAACAGTACGAAAATAAGCCAAAACCTTAACAAATTCAATACTTAACAGTCGTTTAGACAATGGCATAATAATAGAATGAAATTGAATAAAATGTAATATGATAGTGTAAATGTTTGGCAAATGTTTGGCAACTTTTAGAAACTTGCCAAACATTGATTATATTTGTATTGTTCAACGTTCAATATTAAAATATGGCATCAATTAATTTCAGATTGCGAAGTAACGCAAACAAAAATGTTTCAATAAAAGTTTACACCTCACTTGGGCGTGGTAATATGATTGAAGTAAGCACGGGTTTTACTATAAACCCGAAAGACTGGAGCGAAACGACCGACCGCCCAAAGCAAAACAACCCCGAAAACAAAGTAATATTTAACAACCTCAAAAAACTGGAATCATTCCTTTTTGAAAGTATTAATACAGATATGGGCGAAAGTGTTGTAATTGATACTTTTTGGCTAGATGCAAAAATTAACGAATGTTTCAAACGTGTAGTAAAAAACGATACGGGTTTGTTGGTTAGTCATATTCAGTACATAATCGATAATGCAAACACTCGCAAAGTAAAAACTAATGGGGGTTTTAAAATTGGATTAAGTTCTAGTACAATAAAAAACTATACTCTTTTCAGAAACATATTTTTTGAATATCAAACCAAAATCAAAAAGCAAATTCAATTTATTGAAGTTACAAAGCCATTTGTTGACAAGTTTACAAATTGGCTCGTTAACGATAAAAAATATTCCACCAACTATGCGGGCAAACAATTAGAGATTTTGAAAACGGTTTGCATTGATGCAGAGAAACACGAAATACCAGTAACACCGTATTCAAAAACAATCCAACACTTTCGAGAAAGTGAAACGGATAGATACATACAAACTTTGTCGTTTGGGGAACTGGAACAAATTAAAAATGTGGATTTGTCCAATGCGGAACAACTCAAAGAATTTAAAACATCAAACCCCGAACTAACAAAAGGTATTTCGATAACCCCCGAAACTTTAAACAACGCTCGAAACTGGGTTTTGATAGGTTGTGAGATTGGACAACGTGGCGGGGATTTATTAAAAATCACAAACGAGAATATTCGATATAAGGGGACAACTATTTACATTGACATAATCCAACAGAAAACAAATAAAAGCGTAACAATCGGGATTATTGCCCCGCACGTTATCGACATAATCGAAAACCATTTACCAAAAGAAGTGCCACACCAAAAACTAAACGATTACGTGAAAGTCGTTTGCAAATTAGCAGGAATTAACGAGATTGTTAAGGGTACAAAACTAAACACCGAAACCAACCGCAAAGAACTAGGAATGTACCCAAAGCACGAATTAATCGCCTCACATTGTTTTAGGCGTTCCTTTGCTACCAACTATTATAAAAAAATACCCACCGCCGTATTAATCGGAATAACTGGACACTCTAAAGAAAGTTTATTTTTAACCTACATAAACCAACGAGAAGACAAAGACAGTAACGCCGATTTATTTATGAAGTTTTACAACGACCTACACAAAGACAAACAACCTCAACTAAAAGTAATTAAAAACGGAACAAATGACTAACGAAACTTTTGTATTACCACCATTACCGCCACCACAAGGAATTGAAACCATTGCAATACTAAAACAACTCGCACAGTCGCACCGTTATTTAGCAGAACTCAAAGGAACATCAAAGACAATCCCGAACGAAAGTATTTTGATTAATACATTGACGTTGCAGGAGGCAAAAGACAGTAGTGAGATAGAAAATATTGTAACGACTCACGATGACTTATACAAAGAAAACATCTTAATTCATACGAACCCAGCGACAAAAGAAGTCTATAATTATGCACAGGGTTTAAAGTTGGGTTTTGAAATTGTCCGAAAGGAACACCTTTTATTAAACAAACACATTCTAACCATTCAAAAGGAATTATTAGAAAACAATGCAGGATTTAGAACGCAGGGCGGGACAAAGTTAGTTAACTCGCAAGGACAAACCGTTTACACACCGCCACAGAGCGCAACCGAAGTTTTGGACTTAATGAGCAACCTCGAAAAGTTTATAAATGATAACGAGTTTTCAGATTTAGACCCTCTTATAAAAATGGCAATTATTCATTATCAATTTGAGAGCATACACCCCTTTTATGACGGTAACGGGCGTACTGGTAGAATTATCAATATTTTGTATTTGGTTTTACAAGGATTGTTAGATATTCCTATTTTGTATTTAAGTCGTTACATTACCCAAAACAAAGCCGAATACTACCAAGTTTTGCAAGACGTTAGAACTAAAAACGATTGGGAACATTTGATTTTGTATTTCCTTAAAAGTG carries:
- a CDS encoding phage integrase SAM-like domain-containing protein, with amino-acid sequence MASINFRLRSNANKNVSIKVYTSLGRGNMIEVSTGFTINPKDWSETTDRPKQNNPENKVIFNNLKKLESFLFESINTDMGESVVIDTFWLDAKINECFKRVVKNDTGLLVSHIQYIIDNANTRKVKTNGGFKIGLSSSTIKNYTLFRNIFFEYQTKIKKQIQFIEVTKPFVDKFTNWLVNDKKYSTNYAGKQLEILKTVCIDAEKHEIPVTPYSKTIQHFRESETDRYIQTLSFGELEQIKNVDLSNAEQLKEFKTSNPELTKGISITPETLNNARNWVLIGCEIGQRGGDLLKITNENIRYKGTTIYIDIIQQKTNKSVTIGIIAPHVIDIIENHLPKEVPHQKLNDYVKVVCKLAGINEIVKGTKLNTETNRKELGMYPKHELIASHCFRRSFATNYYKKIPTAVLIGITGHSKESLFLTYINQREDKDSNADLFMKFYNDLHKDKQPQLKVIKNGTND
- a CDS encoding Fic family protein gives rise to the protein MTNETFVLPPLPPPQGIETIAILKQLAQSHRYLAELKGTSKTIPNESILINTLTLQEAKDSSEIENIVTTHDDLYKENILIHTNPATKEVYNYAQGLKLGFEIVRKEHLLLNKHILTIQKELLENNAGFRTQGGTKLVNSQGQTVYTPPQSATEVLDLMSNLEKFINDNEFSDLDPLIKMAIIHYQFESIHPFYDGNGRTGRIINILYLVLQGLLDIPILYLSRYITQNKAEYYQVLQDVRTKNDWEHLILYFLKSVEVTAMQSIDLITNINVLMQDYKDKLRLELPKIYSQDLLNILFKNPYTKIEFLEKELGIARQTASIYLDKIASIGLLEKVKVKNSNYYMNNSLIDCLINSNVRKTEIS